From a single Pongo pygmaeus isolate AG05252 chromosome 12, NHGRI_mPonPyg2-v2.0_pri, whole genome shotgun sequence genomic region:
- the REG1B gene encoding lithostathine-1-beta, with translation MAQTNSFFMLISSLMFLSLSQGQESQTELPNPRISCPEGTNAYHSYCYYFNEDPETWVDADLYCQNMNSGNLVSVLTQAEGAFVASLIKESSTDDSNVWIGLHDPKKNRRWHWSSGSLVSYKSWDTGAPSSANAGYCASLTSCSGFKKWKDESCEKKFSFVCKFKN, from the exons ATGGCTCAGACCAACTCATTCTTCATGCTGATCTCCTCCCTGATGTTCCTGTCTCTGAGCCAAG gccAGGAGTCCCAGACAGAGCTGCCTAATCCCCGAATCAGCTGCCCAGAAGGCACCAATGCCTATCACTCCTACTGCTACTACTTTAATGAAGACCCTGAGACCTGGGTTGATGCAGAT CTCTACTGCCAGAACATGAATTCAGGCAACCTGGTGTCTGTGCTCACCCAGGCGGAGGGTGCCTTCGTGGCCTCACTGATTAAGGAGAGTAGCACTGATGACAGCAATGTCTGGATTGGCCTCCATGACCCCAAAAAG AACCGCCGCTGGCACTGGAGCAGTGGATCCCTGGTCTCCTACAAGTCCTGGGACACTGGAGCCCCGAGCAGTGCTAATGCTGGCTACTGTGCAAGCCTGACTTCATGCTCAG GATTCAAGAAATGGAAGGACGAATCTTGTGAGAAGAAGTTCTCCTTTGTTTGCAAGTTCAAAAACTAG